A portion of the Edaphobacter lichenicola genome contains these proteins:
- a CDS encoding NCS2 family permease: MPIRTRLEHYFGFSAHATDWRTEILAGLTTFITMAYIIFVNPSLLSKTGMPLAAVTTATCLCAAFGSILMGAIANYPLALAPGMGLNAYFTYTVVLGMGVPWQTALGAVFLSGIIFLALTFTGIRQRLVAAIPHQLHAAVGGGIGLYIAFIGFRNAGIIVPSAATTVTLGNLRAPGTALAIFGLLLIAVMQVMRIRASMLIGVLTTTLVGILFHQVHWQPAAYDLTAIKSTAFHLDILGALHVGAFEIIFVFLFVDLFDNIGTLVAVTQRAGLIAPDHTIPRLNRIFLADASSTILGSITGTSTVTSYIESSAGVAAGGRTGVTAIVTGILFFIALFIAPVVGAIPTFATAPALILVGGLMLTGLGEIEWDDPQIGIPAFLTVATIPLTWSIADGLSFGLTSYALLQLLTGRARRQDWMLYLLATLFLLRFVYLVRK, from the coding sequence ATGCCCATCCGTACTCGCCTGGAGCACTACTTCGGCTTCTCCGCACACGCCACCGACTGGCGCACCGAAATCCTCGCCGGCCTCACCACCTTCATCACGATGGCTTACATCATCTTCGTGAATCCTTCCCTCCTCAGCAAGACTGGCATGCCCCTCGCCGCCGTCACCACTGCAACTTGTCTCTGCGCGGCCTTCGGCAGCATCCTCATGGGAGCGATCGCCAACTACCCTCTGGCCCTGGCTCCCGGCATGGGCCTCAACGCCTACTTCACCTATACTGTGGTGCTCGGCATGGGCGTTCCCTGGCAGACCGCCCTAGGCGCCGTCTTCCTCTCCGGCATCATCTTCCTTGCCCTCACCTTCACCGGCATCCGCCAGCGCCTCGTAGCAGCCATTCCTCATCAACTTCACGCTGCGGTCGGCGGCGGCATCGGCCTCTACATCGCCTTCATTGGATTTCGCAACGCTGGCATCATCGTCCCCAGCGCCGCAACCACGGTCACACTCGGCAACCTTCGCGCACCCGGTACCGCCCTCGCCATCTTCGGCCTGCTCCTCATCGCAGTCATGCAAGTCATGCGCATCCGGGCCTCAATGCTCATCGGTGTTCTCACCACTACCCTGGTCGGTATCCTCTTCCATCAGGTTCATTGGCAACCCGCCGCGTACGACCTCACGGCCATCAAATCCACCGCCTTCCACCTAGACATCCTGGGCGCCCTCCATGTCGGCGCATTCGAAATAATCTTCGTCTTTCTCTTCGTCGATCTCTTCGACAACATCGGCACCCTTGTTGCCGTCACCCAGCGCGCGGGCCTCATCGCTCCCGACCACACCATTCCTCGACTCAACCGAATCTTCCTAGCAGACGCCAGCTCCACCATTCTCGGTTCAATCACCGGCACCAGCACCGTAACCAGCTACATCGAATCTTCCGCTGGAGTCGCCGCAGGCGGTCGCACCGGCGTCACAGCTATCGTCACCGGCATCCTCTTTTTTATCGCTCTCTTCATCGCACCAGTCGTCGGTGCTATCCCCACCTTCGCCACTGCTCCAGCGCTCATCCTCGTTGGCGGCCTTATGCTCACCGGCCTGGGCGAGATCGAATGGGACGACCCCCAGATCGGCATTCCCGCCTTCCTCACCGTCGCCACCATTCCCCTCACGTGGTCCATCGCCGACGGTCTCAGCTTCGGTCTCACTAGTTACGCTCTTCTACAACTCCTCACCGGCCGTGCCCGCCGTCAGGATTGGATGCTCTACCTCCTCGCCACCCTTTTCCTCTTACGCTTCGTCTATCTCGTACGCAAATAG
- a CDS encoding M1 family aminopeptidase, with amino-acid sequence MAMFWEFFTFELKFRFKSISTYIYFLLWFTFNFLDVASENFGPVGNANGKILLNGPYANIYNDIGISFFGLIVIAAIFGTSILRDFQRDTVQILFTKPVSKFAYLGGRWAGSFVATVFAFSGLLFGEFFGTLAPWADHARIGPNHLSWYLQPFFSIVVFQIFFLGSLFFLVAALSRKIFIVYLQGAAIFMLYLIGVNAFSATRSLEHFWSGILDPVGFQYHDDITRYWTVIERNSQLYSWSAHSGYGVFLYNRLLWGSIGVLALLAVWKLFPMSVEALTARTSGKRAALAREQELDEVKPKRSLVSVQLPKIHQIFGPSTTFAQLASLTRIRISNILHEIPFWGILILMAGLALNNGHFAGRVSEQNVWPVTYLMLQSVEGGAVLFFYIVATLYAAELIWRERDTHFSGIHDALPIRETTDWFSKLFALCFVELILLTVTGLCGIIMQTIAGYYHYELLQYVKELYLITFPQVLIFALLALFVQTVVSNKFIGHGIVIGVFVITPILFNFGWENTLYLFGNTPPYTYSDMNGYGHFVPSILWSIIYWLSISCVLAVISIAFARRGSDDAWPARIRLARQRAPRLIPAAALFLIIAIGSGAWYFYNAHVLNEYLTAKDRRHIQADYERDFKKYENVPQPKVIAVDSNIDIFPERRSFSGTGHFVLQNKTPQPISQIHITDQKQSVSNVQFDRPFHVVSTSPRGAYTIYQLDTPLAPGDKLNLNFTVSYTSRGFKDGNERPELAYSGTFFDADYFPAIGYNNGIELDDPRRRREEHLPDQELLPQRGDTVGTVTNLFTPYSDWITYRTTVSTSDSDSEGKPQIAISPGYLTKEWHANGRHYFSYDMGNVQTLDFYSFVSARYDVKREIYQGVANPISVEVYHTPGHTYDVDDMIAASKAGLAYDEKNFSPFQFRQYRILEFPRYRGFAQSFPNTIPFSEGIGFIGRQEKPTDIDFTYFVTAHELGHQWWAHQLIGARVEGSNMMSETLAEYSALMVMQQKYGSDNMHKFLKHELDRYLRGRAGEIRRERPVVLVQNEPYVWYQKGGQVMYTLADYIGEDKVNLALRNFLKQYGYANATDNQSGPYPDTRQFVDALRAQTPPELQYYITDAFENIVLYDNKAASATYTETPDHKYKVTFTVQARKVKADGSGNETEMPLNDLIDIGIVNGPKDEEKPLYLKKVWMNQPTQTFTVTVDQLPTRAGIDPYNKLIDRNADDNLIEVTKQ; translated from the coding sequence ATGGCCATGTTCTGGGAGTTCTTCACCTTCGAGCTCAAGTTCCGCTTCAAGAGCATCTCGACCTACATCTACTTTCTCCTCTGGTTTACCTTCAACTTTCTCGACGTAGCCAGCGAGAACTTCGGCCCAGTCGGAAACGCAAACGGTAAGATCCTGCTCAACGGCCCCTACGCCAACATCTACAACGACATTGGCATCAGCTTCTTCGGCCTCATCGTTATCGCCGCGATCTTCGGAACCTCCATCCTCCGCGACTTCCAGCGCGACACGGTGCAGATCCTCTTCACCAAACCCGTCTCCAAATTCGCCTACCTCGGCGGACGATGGGCCGGCTCTTTTGTCGCGACCGTCTTTGCATTCTCGGGCCTCCTCTTCGGCGAGTTCTTCGGCACCCTCGCACCTTGGGCCGATCACGCGCGCATCGGCCCAAACCACCTCAGCTGGTACCTCCAACCCTTCTTCTCCATCGTCGTCTTCCAGATATTTTTCCTGGGCTCGCTCTTCTTCCTCGTCGCAGCGCTCTCACGCAAGATCTTCATCGTCTATCTGCAAGGCGCCGCGATCTTCATGCTCTACCTCATCGGAGTCAATGCCTTCAGCGCAACGCGCTCGCTCGAGCACTTCTGGTCAGGCATCCTCGACCCCGTCGGCTTTCAGTACCACGACGACATCACCCGCTACTGGACAGTCATCGAGCGCAACTCGCAGCTCTACTCCTGGTCCGCGCACTCCGGCTACGGAGTCTTCCTCTACAACCGCCTCCTCTGGGGCTCCATCGGCGTACTCGCGCTGCTCGCAGTGTGGAAACTCTTCCCAATGTCGGTCGAAGCGCTCACCGCTCGCACCAGCGGCAAACGCGCTGCCCTCGCCCGCGAGCAAGAGCTCGATGAAGTTAAGCCCAAGCGAAGCCTCGTATCCGTTCAGTTGCCGAAGATACATCAGATATTCGGCCCCAGCACAACCTTCGCGCAGCTCGCATCACTCACTCGCATCCGCATCTCCAACATCCTTCACGAAATTCCGTTCTGGGGAATTCTCATCCTCATGGCCGGTCTCGCGCTCAATAACGGCCACTTCGCCGGTCGTGTCTCAGAGCAGAATGTATGGCCTGTCACCTACCTTATGCTGCAGTCTGTCGAAGGTGGTGCCGTGCTCTTCTTCTACATCGTCGCTACGCTATATGCGGCAGAGCTGATATGGCGCGAGCGCGACACGCACTTTTCAGGAATCCACGACGCGCTCCCCATCCGCGAGACGACAGACTGGTTCTCCAAATTATTCGCTCTATGCTTTGTCGAACTGATCCTGCTCACAGTGACCGGCCTCTGCGGCATCATCATGCAGACCATCGCGGGCTACTACCACTACGAGCTGCTGCAATACGTGAAGGAACTCTATCTCATTACCTTCCCGCAGGTGCTCATCTTTGCCCTCTTGGCGTTATTCGTCCAGACAGTCGTATCCAACAAATTCATCGGCCACGGAATCGTCATCGGCGTCTTCGTGATAACGCCCATCCTGTTCAACTTCGGTTGGGAAAATACCCTCTACCTCTTCGGCAACACCCCTCCCTACACCTACTCCGACATGAACGGCTACGGGCACTTTGTCCCGTCAATCCTCTGGTCGATCATCTACTGGCTATCGATCTCCTGCGTTCTGGCCGTCATCTCCATCGCATTTGCACGCCGCGGCTCCGACGATGCATGGCCCGCGCGAATCCGCCTCGCCCGCCAACGAGCCCCGCGTCTCATCCCCGCCGCAGCTCTCTTCCTCATCATCGCCATCGGAAGTGGCGCATGGTACTTCTACAACGCGCACGTCCTCAACGAATACCTCACCGCAAAAGATCGTCGTCACATCCAGGCTGACTACGAGCGGGACTTCAAGAAGTATGAAAACGTCCCTCAGCCCAAAGTCATCGCTGTCGATTCTAATATCGACATCTTCCCCGAACGACGATCCTTCTCCGGCACCGGACACTTTGTTCTCCAAAACAAAACCCCGCAGCCTATCAGCCAAATCCACATCACCGATCAAAAACAATCAGTCTCCAACGTTCAGTTCGATCGACCGTTCCACGTCGTCTCAACGAGTCCGCGCGGAGCCTACACCATCTATCAACTCGACACTCCACTCGCACCCGGTGATAAGTTGAACTTGAACTTCACCGTCTCGTACACCAGCCGCGGCTTTAAGGACGGCAACGAACGCCCTGAACTCGCCTACTCCGGCACCTTCTTCGACGCCGACTACTTTCCGGCGATCGGCTACAACAACGGAATCGAACTCGACGATCCACGCCGTCGTCGCGAAGAGCACCTGCCGGATCAGGAGTTGCTCCCTCAACGCGGAGACACCGTCGGCACCGTCACAAACCTCTTCACTCCATACTCAGACTGGATCACCTACCGCACCACCGTCAGCACATCCGACTCAGACTCTGAAGGCAAGCCACAAATCGCAATCTCACCCGGCTACCTGACGAAAGAGTGGCACGCCAACGGTCGTCACTACTTCAGCTACGACATGGGCAACGTCCAAACACTGGACTTCTATTCATTCGTCTCCGCCCGCTACGATGTAAAACGTGAGATCTACCAGGGTGTTGCCAACCCAATCTCTGTCGAGGTCTATCACACTCCCGGTCACACCTACGATGTCGACGACATGATCGCCGCATCCAAGGCGGGACTCGCATACGACGAGAAAAACTTCAGCCCGTTTCAATTCCGCCAGTACCGCATCCTCGAGTTCCCACGTTACCGCGGCTTCGCGCAATCTTTTCCCAACACCATCCCCTTCTCTGAAGGCATCGGGTTCATCGGTCGTCAGGAGAAGCCCACCGACATCGATTTCACCTACTTCGTTACAGCTCACGAGCTAGGCCACCAGTGGTGGGCACATCAACTCATCGGTGCTCGTGTCGAAGGCTCCAACATGATGTCCGAAACACTCGCCGAATACTCCGCGCTAATGGTCATGCAGCAGAAGTACGGCTCAGACAACATGCATAAGTTCCTCAAGCATGAGCTCGACCGCTACCTCAGAGGCCGAGCGGGTGAGATTCGTCGCGAGCGCCCTGTAGTGCTCGTACAAAACGAGCCGTACGTCTGGTACCAGAAGGGCGGGCAAGTCATGTACACACTCGCTGACTACATCGGAGAAGACAAGGTCAATCTCGCTCTTCGTAACTTCTTAAAGCAGTATGGCTATGCGAACGCGACCGACAACCAATCCGGGCCCTATCCCGATACTCGCCAGTTCGTCGATGCTCTTCGCGCCCAGACTCCGCCCGAGCTCCAGTACTACATCACAGACGCCTTCGAAAACATCGTCCTCTATGACAACAAGGCCGCCTCAGCGACGTACACCGAAACTCCCGATCACAAGTACAAAGTTACCTTCACTGTTCAGGCTCGCAAGGTCAAAGCAGATGGCAGTGGAAACGAAACCGAGATGCCGCTCAATGACCTGATCGACATTGGCATTGTGAATGGGCCAAAAGACGAAGAGAAACCTCTCTATTTGAAAAAGGTTTGGATGAACCAACCCACTCAGACCTTCACCGTCACTGTCGATCAGCTTCCAACCCGCGCAGGCATCGATCCCTACAACAAACTCATCGACCGAAACGCCGATGACAACCTGATCGAGGTCACGAAGCAATAG
- a CDS encoding SDR family NAD(P)-dependent oxidoreductase has translation MAQTFGATSTTEDVLTGVNLKGKRILVTGVSAGLGVETARSLVAHGAHVIGAARDLKKAEGATAEVRKDAAANGGSFELIELDLASLASARAAADELLAAGKPLDIIIANAGVMATPFGKTADGFETQFGTNHLGHFVFINRIASLLAPGGRLINLSSSGHRFSNVNLDDPNFETTSYEPFVAYGRSKTANILFAVEFDRRHKDRGVRAAAVHPGGIMTELARHMDPAHIDAMVKQLSEEAEAQGEQPFQWKTIPQGAATSVWAAVVAPAEEIGAKFCENCHVSSIVPDDQTLSLMAEGVRGYALDPANAKALWKKSEEMVGETFA, from the coding sequence ATGGCACAAACCTTCGGCGCTACCTCGACCACAGAAGATGTCCTCACCGGCGTGAACCTCAAAGGCAAACGTATCCTAGTCACCGGCGTCTCCGCCGGCCTCGGGGTAGAAACCGCCCGCTCCCTCGTCGCTCACGGCGCGCACGTAATCGGCGCCGCCCGCGACCTAAAGAAAGCCGAAGGCGCTACGGCGGAAGTCCGCAAAGACGCCGCAGCCAACGGCGGCAGCTTCGAGCTCATTGAACTCGACCTCGCGTCGCTCGCCAGCGCCCGCGCCGCGGCCGACGAGCTTCTCGCCGCCGGCAAGCCACTCGACATCATCATCGCCAACGCTGGCGTCATGGCCACGCCCTTCGGTAAAACAGCCGACGGCTTCGAAACCCAGTTCGGCACCAACCATCTCGGCCACTTCGTTTTCATCAACCGCATCGCCTCACTGCTTGCACCCGGCGGTCGTCTCATCAACCTCTCGTCGTCCGGCCACCGCTTCTCCAACGTCAACCTCGACGACCCCAACTTCGAGACCACGTCTTACGAACCCTTCGTCGCTTACGGCCGCTCAAAGACCGCGAACATCCTCTTCGCAGTCGAGTTCGACCGCCGCCATAAAGACCGCGGCGTGCGCGCCGCAGCAGTCCACCCCGGAGGAATCATGACCGAGCTCGCCCGCCATATGGACCCGGCCCACATCGACGCCATGGTCAAGCAGTTATCCGAGGAGGCCGAAGCCCAAGGCGAACAACCCTTCCAATGGAAGACAATCCCGCAGGGCGCAGCCACATCCGTGTGGGCGGCCGTAGTCGCTCCCGCAGAAGAAATCGGCGCGAAGTTCTGCGAAAACTGCCATGTCAGCTCCATCGTCCCCGACGACCAAACCCTAAGCCTCATGGCCGAAGGTGTCCGAGGCTACGCCCTCGATCCTGCTAACGCCAAAGCACTCTGGAAGAAGAGCGAAGAGATGGTCGGCGAAACGTTCGCCTAA
- a CDS encoding TetR/AcrR family transcriptional regulator, with protein MTKKKGKTTAVSRVEAAPRKLRADALQNRERILQVAKQAFTDVGPDVSLDEIAKLAVVGPGTLYRHFPTRDALVGEVYRTELEKLKAAEQRFSETLPPLEALRAWMLTFVDYMATKLIILPAINLMACGPEKVFEQSGPLITTAIDSLMHRAVASGDLRGDVSGMDMLRALAGLWAVAPTQDWPVSARKMVEILLLGARRV; from the coding sequence ATGACAAAGAAAAAAGGCAAGACGACCGCGGTGTCCAGGGTGGAGGCGGCTCCGCGAAAGCTTCGCGCGGATGCACTGCAGAACCGTGAGCGGATTTTGCAAGTCGCGAAGCAGGCGTTCACGGACGTCGGGCCGGACGTGAGTCTGGATGAAATTGCCAAGCTGGCGGTGGTGGGGCCGGGTACGCTATACCGGCACTTTCCGACGAGGGATGCGCTAGTGGGGGAGGTGTATCGCACGGAGTTGGAGAAGCTGAAGGCTGCGGAGCAAAGGTTTTCGGAAACTCTGCCGCCACTTGAAGCGCTGCGGGCGTGGATGTTGACGTTCGTGGACTACATGGCGACGAAGCTCATTATTTTGCCGGCGATCAACCTGATGGCTTGCGGGCCGGAGAAGGTATTCGAGCAGTCGGGGCCGCTGATTACCACGGCGATTGATTCGCTGATGCACCGGGCGGTCGCGAGCGGTGATTTACGCGGCGACGTGAGCGGTATGGACATGCTGCGGGCGCTCGCCGGGCTTTGGGCCGTGGCCCCGACGCAGGACTGGCCGGTGAGCGCGAGGAAGATGGTCGAGATTTTGCTGCTCGGAGCGCGGCGAGTCTAG
- a CDS encoding cupin domain-containing protein: protein MTAEDVKKLLELRPHPREGGWYVRTYEATELVGAEAFGDKRYEAARRTGTAIYYLLEPDTFSEMHRLKSDEVFHFYAGEAVEMLQLCANGTGATVVIGNDLLNGQRPQVVVERGVWQGARLVEGGRWALLGCTVSPGFEFEDYEEGSREQLCAEWPQFVEEITALTKAHSR, encoded by the coding sequence ATGACAGCAGAGGATGTGAAGAAATTACTTGAGTTACGGCCGCATCCTCGAGAGGGAGGGTGGTATGTGCGGACTTATGAGGCCACGGAGTTGGTTGGTGCGGAGGCGTTTGGAGATAAGAGATACGAGGCCGCGCGACGCACGGGAACCGCGATCTATTATCTGCTTGAGCCGGATACGTTCAGTGAGATGCATCGACTGAAGTCGGATGAAGTGTTTCATTTTTATGCAGGCGAAGCGGTGGAGATGCTGCAATTGTGCGCCAACGGTACGGGTGCAACCGTGGTGATTGGAAACGATCTGCTGAACGGGCAGCGGCCGCAAGTTGTGGTGGAGCGCGGGGTTTGGCAGGGGGCTCGGCTTGTAGAGGGCGGACGCTGGGCACTGCTGGGATGCACCGTCAGCCCAGGGTTCGAGTTTGAAGACTATGAAGAGGGGTCACGAGAGCAGTTATGTGCAGAGTGGCCGCAGTTCGTCGAAGAAATTACGGCTTTGACCAAGGCTCATTCTCGGTAA
- a CDS encoding DUF3300 domain-containing protein has protein sequence MPQILGAATFPDQVDAANGWLLQNKNLTGAALSQAVDAQPWDPSVKALTQFPSVLDNLAKNLSWTSSLGEAYHTQAADVMTAVQVLRGKAQAAGNLKSGSQITVVQQSPQVIVIQPTNPQVVYVPTYNPTVVYGTPYVTPGYSTAAVVTTAVLAFGVGIAVGVAMSNSWGYSYWNCNWHGGTVVYHSSGYYGNSAWHGGYYGSSATAYGPNGVARAGNAYNPSTGTYARGASTTTAYGTQKVGQAYNPNTGAYAATHQASNAYGSYGSSVVSKNGNTAYTQHQTTANGTVASAQTSAGGSAVAASGKYGNSAAAGQAANGNKYATANGNVYKNTGSGWNQTQGTPRSPSSYNSAAAKGYGGEQRSGSSAFGGGGSGWQSRQDSARGSASRGGGGGWGGRR, from the coding sequence TTGCCCCAGATTCTAGGGGCCGCGACCTTTCCTGACCAGGTCGATGCTGCCAACGGGTGGCTCCTGCAGAACAAGAATCTCACGGGCGCTGCGCTATCGCAGGCCGTTGATGCGCAGCCGTGGGATCCCAGTGTGAAGGCGCTTACACAGTTTCCATCGGTTCTCGACAACCTGGCCAAGAACCTCAGCTGGACCTCGTCACTCGGGGAGGCGTATCACACGCAGGCCGCCGATGTGATGACGGCGGTGCAGGTGCTGCGTGGGAAAGCACAAGCCGCCGGCAATCTGAAATCAGGGTCGCAGATCACGGTCGTACAGCAGTCGCCACAGGTGATCGTGATTCAACCTACCAATCCACAGGTAGTGTATGTCCCGACGTATAACCCTACGGTTGTCTATGGCACTCCGTATGTGACGCCGGGGTATAGCACTGCAGCTGTGGTCACAACCGCCGTGCTTGCATTCGGAGTAGGAATCGCAGTCGGCGTGGCGATGAGCAATAGTTGGGGTTACAGCTACTGGAACTGTAACTGGCACGGTGGCACGGTGGTTTACCACAGCAGCGGCTACTACGGAAACAGCGCATGGCACGGAGGCTACTACGGTTCCAGCGCAACGGCGTACGGCCCGAATGGGGTCGCGAGGGCCGGGAATGCCTATAACCCGTCCACCGGAACGTATGCCCGTGGCGCATCGACCACGACCGCTTACGGCACCCAAAAAGTTGGTCAGGCGTACAACCCAAACACGGGAGCGTATGCTGCGACGCATCAAGCCTCCAACGCCTATGGAAGCTACGGAAGCTCGGTGGTCTCCAAGAACGGCAACACCGCTTATACGCAGCATCAAACTACCGCGAACGGTACCGTTGCATCCGCACAGACTTCGGCAGGTGGTTCAGCCGTGGCCGCGTCCGGCAAATATGGCAACAGCGCGGCTGCGGGCCAAGCCGCAAACGGCAACAAATACGCTACAGCAAACGGCAATGTCTACAAAAACACTGGCAGTGGTTGGAACCAGACCCAAGGGACTCCTAGATCCCCCTCGAGCTACAATTCTGCTGCCGCTAAAGGCTATGGAGGCGAGCAGAGGAGCGGCTCATCAGCCTTTGGTGGAGGCGGAAGCGGCTGGCAATCTCGTCAGGACAGTGCCCGCGGTTCAGCGAGCCGTGGCGGCGGTGGCGGCTGGGGAGGTCGCAGGTGA
- a CDS encoding ABC transporter ATP-binding protein, whose product MALTITGLSKTYPNGVKALKNLSLTIGNNMFGLLGPNGAGKSTLMRTVATLQDPDTGTVQLDGLNVLTQKDEVRRILGYLPQEFGVYPKMSALDMLHHLAILKGITNKTERVQMVEALLQQTNLWDVRKKALSGYSGGMKQRFGIAQALLANPKLIIVDEPTAGLDPAERNRFLNLLSSIGSNVTVILSTHIVEDVRELCPRMAIISNGELLLEGAPAETLEVLRGKIWSKVVATDDELRALEATFNVISTHLIGGLHEVRVYADSSPGEGFRPVESGLEDVYFLNLANQTKN is encoded by the coding sequence ATGGCACTTACCATCACAGGTCTCTCCAAGACCTACCCGAATGGCGTCAAAGCCCTCAAAAATCTATCCCTCACAATTGGCAACAACATGTTTGGTCTCCTCGGCCCAAACGGCGCCGGCAAGAGCACGCTCATGCGCACAGTGGCGACACTCCAGGACCCCGACACAGGCACAGTCCAACTCGACGGACTCAACGTCCTGACTCAAAAAGATGAGGTGCGCAGAATCCTCGGTTATCTCCCGCAGGAGTTCGGCGTCTATCCGAAGATGTCAGCCCTCGACATGCTCCACCACCTCGCCATCCTCAAAGGGATCACCAACAAAACCGAGCGCGTCCAGATGGTAGAAGCTCTGCTTCAACAGACGAATCTCTGGGACGTTAGGAAAAAGGCCCTCAGCGGCTACTCCGGAGGCATGAAGCAGCGATTCGGCATCGCCCAGGCCCTCCTCGCCAATCCAAAGTTGATCATCGTAGACGAACCAACCGCAGGCCTCGATCCTGCCGAGCGCAATCGCTTCCTCAATCTACTCAGCTCAATCGGCTCAAACGTAACGGTAATTCTCTCCACTCACATCGTCGAAGATGTCCGCGAACTCTGCCCCCGCATGGCCATCATCTCGAATGGCGAACTCCTCCTCGAAGGGGCACCAGCAGAGACGCTCGAAGTGCTCCGCGGCAAGATCTGGTCCAAGGTCGTAGCGACGGATGACGAACTCCGCGCTCTCGAAGCGACCTTCAACGTCATCTCCACTCATCTCATCGGCGGCCTTCACGAGGTACGCGTCTACGCAGACTCCAGTCCTGGCGAAGGCTTCCGCCCCGTCGAATCCGGCCTCGAAGACGTCTACTTCCTGAACCTCGCCAACCAGACGAAGAACTAA
- a CDS encoding DUF2950 domain-containing protein: MNPVTRTKANSTSANSGNYFTNEVLENGMSRKHHRPALTIRLLLLALIIVPLSACKKSENLTNPEKPSVSVFATPDDAGNALLTAGKAGDQNALLAIFGQDAKELIHSGDDVQDKNTVAAFVEKYGVMHRWRAMPDGAQMLLVGADNFPFPIPLKKNGDGKWFFDTAAGRDEVLNRRIGRNELAIIEVCGAVADAEAEYFSHPHDGEKTKQFATKFISDPGRENGLYWKPLEGQPASPLGPMAAFASGEGYTAKPEGHTAFHGYYFRMLKGQTDKAPGGAKDYAVNGKMTGGFAFVAYPAEYGNSGVMTFIINQDGVLLQKDLGKTTTQIATEMTQFDPDSSWTIVEP; encoded by the coding sequence GTGAACCCAGTGACGCGTACCAAAGCAAACTCAACTTCAGCAAACAGCGGCAACTACTTTACGAACGAAGTTTTGGAGAATGGAATGTCGCGCAAACACCACAGACCTGCACTTACGATTCGCCTACTCCTCCTGGCGTTAATAATCGTCCCCCTCTCAGCCTGCAAGAAGTCTGAAAACCTGACGAATCCCGAAAAGCCCTCGGTCAGCGTCTTTGCTACCCCTGACGACGCAGGCAACGCGCTGCTCACAGCGGGAAAGGCGGGGGATCAGAACGCCCTGCTCGCGATCTTTGGTCAGGACGCGAAGGAGCTCATCCACTCTGGCGATGACGTACAGGACAAAAACACCGTGGCAGCCTTCGTTGAAAAGTATGGAGTGATGCACCGCTGGCGCGCCATGCCCGACGGCGCACAGATGCTGCTGGTTGGAGCCGACAACTTCCCCTTTCCTATTCCCTTGAAGAAGAACGGTGACGGAAAGTGGTTCTTCGATACGGCTGCGGGGAGAGACGAGGTTCTGAACCGCCGTATCGGCCGAAATGAACTGGCAATCATCGAGGTTTGTGGAGCGGTGGCGGACGCGGAGGCAGAATACTTCTCCCACCCTCACGATGGCGAAAAGACGAAACAATTCGCGACGAAGTTCATCAGCGATCCAGGCAGGGAAAACGGCTTGTACTGGAAGCCACTGGAGGGGCAGCCCGCGAGCCCGCTCGGACCTATGGCAGCGTTCGCGTCTGGCGAAGGCTATACCGCGAAGCCTGAGGGGCATACGGCATTCCACGGCTACTACTTCCGCATGCTGAAGGGGCAAACCGATAAGGCGCCAGGCGGAGCGAAGGACTACGCGGTCAATGGGAAGATGACAGGTGGCTTCGCCTTCGTCGCCTATCCGGCAGAGTACGGCAACTCGGGCGTGATGACCTTCATCATCAACCAGGATGGTGTGCTGCTCCAAAAGGATCTGGGAAAGACCACGACACAAATTGCAACCGAAATGACCCAGTTTGATCCTGATTCATCCTGGACTATTGTGGAGCCATGA